Proteins from a genomic interval of Colias croceus chromosome 2, ilColCroc2.1:
- the LOC123704496 gene encoding exostosin-3, with protein sequence MLVHERIFQWLGHLKLSRVIIMVSVILFLVPLFTHYYLSKYESSSSLGLNAMQHTLDALGDISTINADDLKIRIKEMLRIKASVSTELRELEEKRGRLQKEAAAASAKADNVKAEYARASAELQRLRVSADQARLAQLEAIRRDSPELAPPNQILPSQPPPILSPLHPSSEVHCRMHSCFDHSRCSLTSGFPIYFYDPDVHSPLAGAEVDGFLKTTLRQTLSYNAHLTHNPNEACLYLVLIGESFPTTKGPSSTPETYQLMLNETAVKSLPYWGGDGRNHVLLNLARRELSVGSGDAFQGASTGRAMIAQSTFTLQQFRPGFDIVTAPALGPPGGDVWAECAPIAPARRKYLLSFQGSKSPVTDLNKEDDKQLIESLQKIAKNAPASDVFYLQFECDPSVDRRAIRSIGDWALCGTDRSRRAILRDSTFVLILAPADQNYASTALLQARLYEALRSGAIPVILGGDRIRLPYDEVLDWRRATLALPKARVTELHFLLRALSDADLLAFRRQGRVLWERYLSSLQASIDTLLAVIRTRLNIPARPAAPTLGTPAFNESYYPLKVEPPAVDSEPEETLGPLEAPYPSPAYRRNYSLLLLHGYEMWNDWGEPFAIYPQLPWDPPVTSEARFMGSAAGFRPIGAGAGGSGKEFSEALGGDRAREQFTIVILTYEREAVLAAALARLRGLPYLNKVVVVWNGVSGPPASQSWPESGAPVAVVRTQRNSLNNRFLPYHLIETEAVLCVDDDAHLRHDEIVFAFRVWREHRDRIVGFPGRYHAWDLNFNNGFLYNSNYSCELSMVLTGAAFVHRYYLWAYWRALPAAVRDYVDEYMNCEDIAMNFLVAHITRKPPVKVTSRWTFRCPGCPVTLSADETHFHERHKCIQFFSQVMGYTPLLSTQYRADSVLFKTRIPHDKQKCFKFI encoded by the exons ATGCTTGTTCACGAGAGAATTTTTCAATGGCTTGGTCACCTGAAACTATCCCGGGTCATAATAATGGTTTCTGTGATACTATTTCTAGTACCACTCTTTACACACTATTATTTATCTAAG taTGAGTCGTCCTCTTCATTGGGGTTGAATGCAATGCAGCACACATTGGATGCACTGGGCGATATCTCAACAATTAACGCAGATGATCTCAAAAttagaattaaagaaatgCTTCGAATCAAG GCATCAGTCTCTACTGAATTACGTGAATTAGAAGAAAAGCGTGGACGTTTACAAAAAGAAGCAGCAGCTGCCAGTGCTAAGGCTGATAACGTGAAAGCAGAATACGCGCGCGCTTCCGCAGAGTTGCAACGGTTGCGAGTGTCCGCCGACCAAGCACGACTCGCACAGCTTGAAGCAATCCGCAGAGATTCTCCAGAATTAGCTCCACCTAACCAAATCCTTCCATCGCAACCTCCGCCTATCTTATCTCCGTTACACCCTTCTTCTGAAGTACACTGTCGTATGCACTCGTGTTTTGATCACTCACGTTGTTCCTTAACATCTGGATTTCCAATTTATTTCTATGATCCCGATGTTCATTCACCTCTCGCTGGAGCAGAGGTGGATGGCTTTCTTAAAACTACATTGCGACAAACTTTAAGCTATAACGCTCACCTGACACATAATCCGAACGAAGCCTGTCTCTATCTTGTTCTGATTGGAGAATCATTTCCCACTACCAAAGGCCCATC TTCAACACCAGAAACGTATCAACTAATGTTGAATGAAACAGCAGTTAAAAGCCTTCCATATTGGGGCGGCGACGGCAGAAATCACGTTCTGTTGAACTTAGCCCGACGAGAACTTTCAGTAGGTTCCGGTGATGCATTTCAAGGTGCTTCGACAGGTCGTGCCATGATAGCTCAATCTACTTTTACCCTGCAGCAGTTTAGACCGGGTTTCGATATCGTTACTGCTCCAGCATTGGGACCGCCCGGTGGGGATGTTTGGGCAGAATGTGCACCAATTGCACCTgcaagaagaaaatatttacttag TTTTCAGGGTTCGAAGTCGCCTGTGACAGATTTGAATAAAGAAGACGATAAACAGTTGATAGAATCATTGCAAAAGATTGCAAAAAATGCACCCGCCTCGGATGTATTCTATTTGCAATTTGAATGCGATCCTTCAGTGGATCGACGAGCGATTCGGTCCATCGGAGATTGGGCGCTCTGTGGTACAGATCGATCCAGACGTGCAATACTCCGTGATtcaacttttgttttaatactaGCACCCGCGGATCAGAACTATGCTTCTACAGCTCTTTTGCAAGCGAGACTGTATGAAGCATTACGATCTGGTGCTATACCCGTCATACTTGGTGGAGATAGAATTCGTTTGCCATACGACGAAGTTCTCGATTGGCGCCGAGCTACTCTAGCTTTGCCAAAAGCGCGTGTCACAGAATTACATTTCTTGCTACGAGCATTGTCAGATGCTGACTTGCTGGCATTTAGAAGGCAAGGCAGAGTTCTTTGGGAGAGATATTTGAGCTCGTTACAAGCGAGCATCGACACGTTATTGGCTGTGATAAGAACGCGATTGAATATTCCTGCTCGACCGGCAGCTCCCACGTTGGGGACGCCTGCCTTTAATGAGTCTTATTATCCATTGAAGGTGGAACCACCAGCGGTCGATTCAGAACCGGAAGAGACTCTCGGACCCTTGGAAGCTCCATATCCTAGTCCAGCGTATCGGcgtaattattcattattattgttacatGGCTATGAGATGTGGAATGACTGGGGAGAACCGTTCGCGATATATCCGCAATTACCTTGGGATCCGCCGGTAACATCAGAGGCTCGGTTTATGGGGTCAGCGGCGGGCTTTAGACCCATTGGAGCGGGAGCTGGGGGCTCTGGGAAGGAGTTTAGTGAAGCTCTAGGCGGGGACAGAGCAAGAGAACAGTTTACAATAGTTATATTGACGTATGAACGAGAGGCAGTACTGGCCGCGGCCCTCGCGCGGTTGCGTGGTTTGCCGTATTTGAATAAG GTGGTGGTAGTATGGAACGGTGTTTCGGGTCCGCCGGCCAGCCAATCATGGCCGGAGTCTGGTGCTCCAGTTGCAGTTGTTCGAACACAACGCAATTCGCTTAACAACCGCTTTCTACCATATCATCTTATCGAGACTGAGGCGGTGCTGTGCGTTGATGATGACGCACATTTGAGACATGATGAAATCGTCTTTGCGTTTAG GGTATGGCGTGAGCATCGGGACAGAATCGTGGGTTTCCCCGGCAGATATCATGCATGGGACCTTAACTTTAACAATGGATTCCTCTACAATTCAAATTACAG TTGCGAGCTAAGCATGGTGCTAACAGGCGCGGCGTTCGTACACCGCTACTACCTGTGGGCGTACTGGCGCGCGCTGCCCGCCGCCGTGCGGGACTACGTCGACGAGTACATGAACTGCGAGGATATCGCTATGAACTTTTTAGTTGCTCATATTACTAGGAAGCCACCGGTTAAG GTGACGTCGCGTTGGACGTTCCGTTGCCCGGGCTGCCCGGTGACGCTGTCTGCCGACGAAACACACTTCCACGAGAGACACAAGTGTATACAGTTCTTTTCACAG GTGATGGGCTACACGCCGCTCCTGTCGACGCAGTACCGCGCCGACTCGGTGCTGTTCAAAACACGAATACCTCACGATAAACAAAAGTGCTTCAAGTTTATATag